From a single Pseudobutyrivibrio xylanivorans genomic region:
- the miaA gene encoding tRNA (adenosine(37)-N6)-dimethylallyltransferase MiaA produces the protein MKKLVVLTGPTAVGKTSLSINLAKAINGEIISADCMQVYKRMNIGTAKVTEEEMDGVKHYLIDVIDPKEDFHVVRFKEMVIAAMEEIYAKGKIPIICGGTGFYIQAILYDIQFTEQEIDKAYRNGLEKYADENGNEALHQRLKDVDPESAESIPAANRKRVIRALEYYHQTGEQFSVHNKRERDRISPYNFAYFVLNDDRQLLYNRIDARVDKMAEAGLVEEVKALLSEGCKPGMTSMDGIGYKELLGYLNGESSLEDALELIKKNSRNYAKRQLTWFRREKEVIWLDKTVLTSEEQILNEIMEALKEKGII, from the coding sequence ATGAAAAAATTAGTCGTTCTTACAGGACCAACTGCAGTTGGCAAAACATCGCTCTCCATAAATCTCGCCAAAGCTATAAATGGCGAGATTATTTCTGCAGACTGCATGCAGGTTTACAAGCGAATGAATATAGGAACAGCAAAGGTTACAGAAGAAGAGATGGATGGTGTTAAGCATTATCTTATTGATGTGATTGATCCTAAGGAGGATTTTCACGTGGTTCGCTTTAAGGAAATGGTTATAGCTGCCATGGAAGAAATCTATGCCAAAGGAAAAATACCTATCATATGTGGTGGCACCGGATTTTATATTCAGGCTATTTTGTATGACATTCAATTTACAGAACAGGAGATTGATAAGGCATATCGTAATGGACTTGAGAAATATGCTGATGAAAATGGAAATGAAGCTCTTCATCAAAGACTTAAAGATGTTGACCCGGAGTCAGCTGAGAGCATTCCAGCAGCTAATCGTAAACGTGTAATCAGGGCTCTTGAGTATTATCATCAAACTGGAGAACAATTTTCGGTTCATAACAAGCGTGAAAGAGATAGAATTAGCCCTTATAATTTCGCATATTTTGTGTTAAATGATGACAGGCAGTTGTTGTATAATCGCATAGATGCCAGAGTTGACAAGATGGCCGAGGCTGGATTGGTAGAAGAGGTTAAAGCGTTGCTTTCTGAAGGCTGCAAGCCTGGCATGACTTCAATGGACGGTATTGGCTACAAGGAGCTTTTGGGTTATTTGAATGGAGAAAGCTCTTTGGAGGATGCACTTGAACTAATTAAAAAGAATTCAAGAAACTATGCTAAGCGTCAGTTAACCTGGTTTAGACGTGAAAAAGAAGTAATATGGCTTGATAAAACTGTTCTTACATCAGAAGAGCAGATTTTAAATGAGATTATGGAAGCCCTTAAAGAGAAAGGAATTATTTAG
- a CDS encoding aminotransferase class I/II-fold pyridoxal phosphate-dependent enzyme, with product MRLWKPLKRKELFRVFNIYKEFGISNEVYSFGSKIVSGLDDRFKEIDEVAEYNQLKVLKAMQDNKVAAECFNTSTGYGYDDVGRDTLEKVYASVFKAEDALVRPQITCGTHALALALMSNLRPGDELLSPVGKPYDTLEEVIGIRPSNGSLAEYGITYAQVDLLSDGGFDYDGIKAAINERTKLVTIQRSKGYANRPTLSVEQIGDLISFIKGIKPDIICMVDNCYGEFVEKIEPTEVGADMCVGSLIKNPGGGLAPIGGYIVGTKACVENAAHRLTSPGLGKEVGASLGIMQSFYQGFFLAPTVVAGALKGAIFAANIFEKLGFLCIPNSTEPRYDIIQAVSFLKPEGLIAFCEGIQAAAPVDSYVTPEPWDMPGYDSQVIMAAGAFVQGSSIELSADGPLRAPYTAFFQGGLTWNHAKIGILKATQKLVDACLVNPSELC from the coding sequence ATGAGATTATGGAAGCCCTTAAAGAGAAAGGAATTATTTAGAGTGTTTAATATTTATAAGGAATTTGGAATTTCAAATGAGGTATACAGTTTCGGTTCAAAAATCGTCTCTGGCCTTGATGATAGATTTAAGGAGATCGATGAGGTTGCTGAGTACAATCAGCTTAAGGTTTTAAAGGCAATGCAGGATAATAAGGTTGCTGCAGAATGCTTCAACACATCAACAGGTTATGGCTATGATGATGTGGGAAGAGATACCCTTGAAAAGGTGTATGCTTCCGTGTTCAAGGCTGAGGATGCCCTTGTTCGTCCTCAGATTACTTGCGGAACTCATGCACTTGCACTTGCTTTAATGAGTAACCTCCGACCAGGAGATGAGCTTTTATCACCTGTTGGAAAGCCATATGATACCCTTGAAGAGGTTATTGGAATTCGTCCTTCAAATGGTTCTTTAGCGGAATATGGAATTACTTATGCACAGGTTGATTTACTTTCTGATGGCGGCTTTGACTATGATGGAATAAAAGCAGCAATCAATGAGCGCACAAAGCTTGTTACAATTCAGCGTTCTAAGGGCTATGCAAATCGTCCAACATTATCCGTTGAACAGATTGGTGATTTGATTTCATTCATCAAGGGAATCAAACCAGATATCATCTGTATGGTTGATAATTGCTACGGGGAGTTCGTTGAGAAGATTGAGCCTACCGAAGTTGGCGCTGATATGTGCGTCGGTTCTTTGATTAAAAATCCAGGTGGTGGTCTTGCTCCAATTGGAGGCTATATTGTTGGTACTAAGGCTTGTGTTGAAAATGCTGCTCACAGACTTACATCACCTGGACTTGGAAAAGAGGTTGGGGCTTCTCTTGGCATTATGCAGTCCTTCTATCAGGGATTTTTCCTTGCACCTACAGTTGTGGCTGGAGCTCTTAAGGGTGCTATTTTTGCCGCAAATATTTTCGAGAAGCTTGGTTTCCTTTGCATCCCAAATTCAACTGAGCCTAGATATGATATTATTCAGGCAGTTTCATTCCTCAAGCCAGAGGGGCTTATTGCTTTCTGTGAGGGAATTCAGGCAGCTGCTCCAGTAGATTCTTATGTTACACCAGAGCCATGGGATATGCCTGGTTATGATTCACAGGTTATTATGGCAGCTGGCGCTTTTGTTCAGGGTTCATCAATTGAACTTTCTGCAGATGGTCCCCTTAGAGCACCTTACACAGCATTTTTCCAGGGTGGTCTTACTTGGAATCATGCCAAGATTGGTATTCTTAAGGCGACTCAGAAACTTGTAGACGCTTGCCTTGTGAACCCTAGTGAACTGTGCTAA
- the mutL gene encoding DNA mismatch repair endonuclease MutL, whose product MGKINLLSQETIDKIAAGEVVERPASVAKELIENSIDAGATAISVEIKGGGIEYLRITDNGSGIEKDQIQIAFLRHSTSKIQNAEDLNNVRSLGFRGEALSSISAVSKVELITKTKDSLLGASYIIEGAKEISLMDIGAPDGTTFIIRQLFYNTPARKKFLKSESTEGSYVFDVVEHLALSHPEISFKFILNGKEKLMTSGNGVLSDTIYQIYGRQIASNVLDLDYQDETVRINGFIGQSVIARGNRAFEHFFVNNRYIKSGSLSKACEEGYYGFLMGHQYPFFVININFDDAAVDVNVHPTKQEVRFENEVQLCELLTKIINSRLRKREDVLEAHVEEPTVKVQPMILQEEPKAASVSQPMPVISTTEAGTNQKEPEVIPPPKPKMPEPFERDRLERIKQSITAQIHADTPYEKKFEEKNRGGQKYEQISFLDKEAIKEHKIIGQVFDTYWIVEYDKNMYIIDQHAAHEKVLFEKTMARLKNNEMTSQMVSPPIIISLSAQDVLLFENYREAFEKLGYRVESFGGNELAINGVPGNLLNLNPKTFFLEVLADCQSYKASDSFDMIVERVASMSCKAAVKGNNRLSLPEIKTLIDDLLKLENPYHCPHGRPTMISFSEYELGKKFKRII is encoded by the coding sequence ATGGGAAAAATCAATTTACTTAGTCAGGAAACAATCGATAAAATCGCAGCGGGCGAGGTGGTTGAGCGTCCAGCTTCGGTTGCTAAAGAGCTTATTGAAAACAGTATTGATGCAGGTGCAACTGCTATATCTGTAGAAATAAAGGGCGGCGGTATTGAGTATCTTCGAATAACTGATAATGGCTCAGGAATCGAAAAGGACCAGATTCAGATTGCATTCCTACGACACTCAACCTCTAAAATTCAAAATGCTGAAGATTTGAATAATGTTCGCTCCCTCGGCTTTAGAGGTGAGGCGCTCTCAAGTATTTCTGCGGTATCCAAGGTCGAGCTTATTACTAAAACAAAGGATTCGCTACTTGGCGCCAGTTATATTATCGAAGGTGCCAAGGAAATCAGTCTAATGGATATTGGAGCTCCTGATGGAACTACTTTTATCATTAGACAGCTGTTTTACAATACTCCAGCACGCAAGAAGTTTTTAAAATCAGAGAGCACCGAAGGAAGTTATGTCTTTGATGTTGTAGAGCATTTGGCTCTTTCTCATCCAGAGATTTCTTTTAAATTCATTTTAAACGGCAAGGAAAAGCTGATGACCTCTGGAAATGGTGTCCTTTCAGATACTATTTACCAGATTTATGGACGCCAGATTGCGAGCAATGTGCTTGATTTGGATTATCAGGATGAAACCGTAAGGATTAATGGATTTATTGGTCAATCAGTTATTGCAAGAGGAAACAGAGCATTTGAACATTTCTTTGTAAATAACAGATATATCAAAAGTGGTTCTCTCTCAAAGGCTTGTGAGGAAGGCTATTACGGCTTTTTAATGGGCCATCAGTATCCATTTTTTGTAATTAATATCAATTTCGATGATGCTGCTGTAGATGTAAATGTCCATCCTACAAAGCAGGAGGTTCGTTTTGAAAATGAAGTTCAGCTATGTGAGCTTCTTACCAAGATTATTAATAGTCGTCTTAGGAAGAGAGAGGATGTTTTAGAGGCTCATGTTGAGGAGCCGACAGTCAAGGTTCAGCCAATGATTTTGCAGGAGGAACCAAAGGCTGCATCAGTTTCACAGCCAATGCCTGTTATTTCTACTACGGAGGCTGGCACAAATCAAAAAGAACCAGAGGTTATTCCGCCACCAAAGCCTAAGATGCCCGAGCCTTTCGAGAGAGACAGGTTGGAGAGGATTAAACAGTCAATTACAGCTCAGATTCATGCAGACACTCCATATGAGAAAAAGTTCGAGGAGAAGAACAGGGGCGGACAGAAATATGAGCAGATTAGCTTCCTTGATAAGGAGGCTATAAAAGAGCACAAGATAATCGGCCAGGTCTTTGATACTTATTGGATTGTTGAATACGACAAAAATATGTATATCATAGATCAGCATGCTGCACATGAAAAGGTTTTATTTGAAAAGACCATGGCTCGTTTGAAGAATAACGAGATGACAAGCCAGATGGTGAGTCCGCCAATCATTATTTCGCTTTCTGCACAGGATGTTTTGCTTTTTGAAAACTATAGGGAGGCTTTTGAAAAGCTTGGCTATAGAGTTGAATCCTTTGGCGGAAATGAGCTTGCTATTAATGGTGTGCCAGGCAATCTTTTAAACCTCAATCCAAAGACATTTTTCCTTGAGGTTCTTGCAGATTGCCAGTCATACAAAGCCAGTGACTCCTTTGATATGATAGTTGAACGTGTGGCATCTATGTCTTGCAAGGCTGCAGTCAAAGGAAACAACAGATTATCTTTACCAGAAATTAAGACTTTAATTGACGATTTGCTCAAGCTTGAAAATCCATATCATTGTCCGCACGGTCGTCCAACAATGATTTCATTTTCTGAGTATGAGCTTGGTAAAAAATTCAAAAGAATAATTTAA
- the mutS gene encoding DNA mismatch repair protein MutS has translation MAEYTPMMQEYLKTKSEYEDCILFYRLGDFYEMFFEDAKIASKELELTLTGKSCGAEERAPMCGVPFHAADTYINRLVSRGYKVAICEQVEDPKEAKGLVKREVIRVVTPGTNIDQLALDEGSNNYIMSLYYSRGIFGISACDISTADFYLTEVDSNRKLLDEIFRFNPAEILYSKSIYESGIDITDVSEKLESTLTQLDESYFDDTLTAREILTHFHAHSLEGLGLMDFSHGRVSAGALLIYLKETQKTELAHLTHITPYTNGKFMLLDNSTRRNLELTETMRDKQKRGSLLWVLDKTKTAMGARQLKSFIEQPLISVDEIIKRQDAIEEINASLIDREELREYLTSVYDLERLITKITYQSANPRDLIAFKQSIGMLSPIKTLLNGFNTRLIKEINSNIDDMKDLFELIDSAIDDEPPISSRDGDIIKAGFNEEVDRLRSAKIDGKQWLADLEAKERDKTGIKNLKIKFNKVFGFYLEVTNSYKDLVPDYYVRKQTLTNAERYYTPELKELEDSILGAEDRLNTIEYEFFKTVRDTIASNVDRIQITAKSIALLDALISLGVVAEKNHYVRPVINNRGVIDIKDGRHPVVEQMINADQFISNDCELDLDSNTIAIITGPNMAGKSTYMRQVALIVLMAQIGSFVPAASAQIGVVDRIFTRVGASDDLSTGQSTFMVEMNEVANILHNATNKSLLILDEIGRGTSTYDGLSIAWSVVEHIAYHIGAKSLFATHYHELTELEGKIQGVHNYCIAVQELGEDIIFLRKIIPGGADQSYGIQVARLAGLPEEVLTRARTIVNSLNENDIAAVSDKIAIREHIEEKLKEIKGVTFSEEEVEIIAGLKELDVTKITPLEAMNILFEYHNKVNN, from the coding sequence GTGGCAGAATACACTCCAATGATGCAGGAGTATCTTAAAACAAAGTCAGAATACGAAGATTGTATTCTTTTTTATAGATTAGGCGATTTTTACGAAATGTTCTTTGAAGATGCAAAGATTGCATCCAAGGAGCTTGAGCTTACATTAACAGGCAAATCCTGTGGCGCTGAAGAGAGGGCTCCTATGTGCGGTGTTCCTTTCCATGCCGCAGATACTTATATTAATCGTCTTGTTTCTAGAGGCTATAAGGTTGCAATTTGCGAGCAGGTTGAAGACCCTAAAGAGGCAAAGGGCCTTGTGAAGCGTGAGGTTATAAGAGTAGTTACCCCTGGTACTAATATCGATCAGCTTGCACTTGATGAGGGCAGCAATAACTACATTATGTCTCTCTATTACAGCAGAGGTATTTTTGGAATTAGTGCCTGCGATATTTCAACGGCAGATTTTTATCTGACTGAGGTCGATAGCAATCGTAAGCTTCTAGATGAAATTTTCCGTTTCAATCCAGCTGAGATTCTTTACTCTAAATCAATTTACGAGTCAGGAATTGATATTACTGATGTTTCTGAAAAGTTAGAGAGTACCCTTACTCAGCTTGATGAATCATATTTCGATGACACACTTACAGCTAGAGAGATTTTGACTCATTTCCATGCTCATTCCCTTGAGGGATTAGGCCTTATGGATTTTTCGCATGGCAGAGTTTCAGCGGGAGCACTTCTTATTTATCTTAAGGAGACACAAAAGACTGAGCTTGCTCATTTAACACATATTACACCTTACACTAATGGTAAGTTCATGCTTCTTGATAATTCAACCAGAAGAAACTTAGAGCTTACAGAAACAATGCGTGATAAACAGAAGCGTGGCTCTCTTCTTTGGGTTTTGGATAAAACAAAGACAGCTATGGGGGCTCGTCAGCTTAAATCTTTTATCGAGCAACCACTTATTTCTGTAGATGAAATTATAAAACGTCAGGATGCAATTGAGGAGATTAATGCCTCTTTGATTGACAGGGAAGAGCTTAGAGAGTATCTGACCTCTGTTTATGATTTAGAGCGCCTGATTACTAAAATCACATATCAGTCAGCAAACCCTAGGGATTTAATTGCCTTTAAGCAGTCCATTGGAATGTTAAGTCCAATTAAGACTCTGTTGAATGGCTTTAATACCCGTCTAATTAAAGAAATTAATAGCAATATCGATGATATGAAGGATTTGTTCGAGCTCATTGATTCTGCGATTGATGATGAGCCTCCTATTTCTTCTCGTGATGGCGATATTATCAAAGCAGGCTTTAATGAAGAAGTAGACAGACTTCGTTCTGCCAAAATCGATGGTAAGCAGTGGCTTGCTGATTTGGAGGCAAAAGAACGAGATAAAACTGGCATCAAAAATCTTAAGATTAAGTTCAACAAGGTTTTTGGATTTTATCTTGAGGTTACAAATTCATATAAGGATTTGGTTCCGGATTATTATGTCAGAAAGCAGACGCTTACAAATGCCGAGCGTTACTATACTCCAGAATTGAAGGAGCTTGAGGACAGTATCCTTGGTGCTGAGGACAGACTTAACACAATCGAATATGAATTCTTCAAGACAGTTAGGGATACCATCGCTTCAAACGTTGACAGGATTCAAATTACAGCTAAATCTATTGCGTTACTTGATGCTTTGATTTCACTTGGTGTTGTTGCTGAGAAAAATCATTACGTTCGTCCGGTAATTAATAATCGAGGAGTAATTGATATTAAGGATGGACGTCATCCTGTTGTTGAACAGATGATTAACGCCGATCAGTTTATATCTAACGACTGTGAACTTGACCTGGATTCAAATACAATTGCTATTATCACTGGACCTAACATGGCAGGTAAATCTACCTACATGAGACAGGTGGCTCTGATTGTGTTGATGGCCCAGATTGGAAGCTTTGTTCCAGCTGCGTCTGCACAGATTGGTGTTGTAGACAGGATTTTTACCCGTGTTGGTGCGTCGGACGATTTGTCTACTGGACAGTCTACTTTTATGGTGGAGATGAACGAAGTGGCAAATATTCTCCACAACGCTACAAATAAATCTCTTTTGATTTTGGATGAGATTGGACGTGGTACTTCCACCTACGATGGACTTTCCATTGCCTGGTCTGTGGTTGAGCACATTGCTTATCATATTGGGGCGAAATCTCTTTTTGCCACCCATTACCATGAGCTTACAGAGCTTGAGGGCAAGATTCAGGGTGTACATAATTACTGTATTGCAGTGCAGGAGCTTGGTGAGGATATAATTTTCCTCAGAAAAATAATTCCAGGCGGTGCAGACCAAAGCTACGGTATTCAGGTTGCAAGGCTCGCAGGACTTCCAGAGGAGGTTCTTACAAGAGCTCGAACAATTGTAAATTCATTAAATGAAAATGATATTGCAGCTGTTTCAGACAAAATAGCAATTCGCGAACATATAGAAGAAAAGCTTAAGGAAATTAAAGGTGTGACCTTCTCTGAAGAAGAAGTAGAGATTATTGCCGGTCTTAAGGAGCTTGATGTTACAAAAATAACTCCTCTTGAGGCTATGAACATACTATTTGAGTATCACAACAAGGTAAACAACTAA